The genomic stretch CACGCGCCGCCCGCGCGGCATCCGCCACATGGCGCAGCGGGCGGGGCGGCCCCGGACACCGGCCGCCCCGCTCCCCTCCTCGCAGTTACTCCGGGCCGCGCGACCTCACCTCGCTGACCGCCGGACAGTTCACGATGAAGCCCGACGGGCCCCATGCGCCGCCGCCGGGCACGGTCACCGCGCCCGCCGATGCGAGAGCCTCCACCTTCCCGAAGTCCGTCTGGCGCAGGTTCGTCCCGGCGGCCACGGCGGCGTCCGTCCACACGGTCACGTGCACGTTCCACAGCGGCGAGTACTCGTCGTCGCGGGGGAACTCCTCCAGCACGTTCAGGGGGCTGCCCTCGCCGCGCAGCGCGGAGGTCAGGCCCTGGCGCTGCGGGTTGTCCGCGCCCGTCTGCCCGTTGATGAACAGTGCCAGGCCGCTGCGGGCCGTCTGTCCGCCGCCATTCAGGCCCGGCGCGGCGTCCAGGGCCGGGGCCAGGGTCACGCCCTCCAGGGCCGCGGCGTCGCTGGCGCTGGCGTCCAGCGAGACGTAGTAGACCTCGTTGCCGTCGTAGAAGCCCTCGGTCTCCTGCAGGGTCACGCGGTGGCGGGCGGCGTTCACGCTGACCACCTTGGTGTGCTGCCCGGTGGGGTTGCTGACGTGCGAGGCGTTCAGGACGATGCCGCCCGGCAGCTCGATCAGCGGCGAGTAGCCGGCCTGCCCCACCTCGCCCGGTTGCAGGGCGGCGGGCGGGAAGCCGCCGGGGCCGGGCGTCACGACCCGGTCGGGCCGGAAGTCCACGGTGGCGTTCACGCTGAGCCGGCCGCCGCGCAGGGTGGCCTTCTGGGTGGCGGCGGTGCCGGCCGCCCTGGCCAGGTTCGGCGCGTAGTTCACGCCCAGGATGCGCGCCACGTCCCGGTCGGACGCCTCGGTGACCACGAAGCCGAAGCTCTGGCCACCGCTGCGGCCCTCGTACAGCGGCAGCGTGATCTGGTCGAGTTCCGGGTCTTCCTTCCCGCGCAGGTACACGACGCGTTTTTCCTTCCCCTGAGCCGCTAGGGACTGGGCGCTCAGGTCGTCGGTGGGCCCCGCCTGAGCGGCCAGGGCGGTGATCTCGGTCATCATCCGGGCGTGTTCGTCGGGCTGCGGCGCGACGGAACCGCAGGCCGCCAGGGACAGGGCCAGCGTGACCAGGGCAGTGGGTCGGAACATGGGAAACCTCCGGGGGACTGCTGCGGTGCATGGGGCACCGGCCGCCGCGCGGTGGGCGCAGACGGAGAAGGGCGGACGGACACGGGCCAAATCGACGTCGACCACGGCGTCCACAGGACACCGGGGACAGGCCCCGGCTCAGGGTGTGGTGATCACCGACAGGGGTACGGGGGTGGGGGGCGGAGGGTTCAACGCCCGCTCCCTCCTCTCCGGTTCCACTCCACTGTGCATAACCATGCATACACCGCTCACGCCCCCCAGCCCCATCCGTGACATACTCACTCTCTGGAATGCCCAAGCGTACTGACCTGAACACGATCCTTATCCTCGGCAGCGGGCCCATCCAGATCGGGCAGGCGGCCGAGTTCGACTATTCGGGCACGCAGGCCCTGAAGGCCCTGAAGAAGGAGGGCTACCGCGTCGTGCTGGTGAACTCCAACCCGGCGACGATCATGACCGACCCCGATCTGGCGGACGCCACGTACCTGGAGCCGCTGACGCCAGCGTTCGTGGAGCGCGTGATCGCCAAGGAGAAGCCGGACGCGCTGCTGCCCACGCTGGGCGGGCAGACGGCCCTGAACCTCGCCATGGATCTGCACGAGCAGGGCATCCTGGAGAAGTACGGCGTGGAGCTCATCGGGGCGGGGGTCGAGGCGATCAAGAAGGGCGAGGACCGCGAGCTGTTCCAGGCGGCCATGAAGAAGATCGGCGTGGAGACGGCGCGCGGGCAGATGGTGCACTCCATGGACGAGGCCGTCGCGTACCAGAAGGAGATCGGCCTGCCCATCGTCATCCGGCCCTCGTTCACGCTGGGCGGCACGGGTGGCGGCATCGCGCACACGTACGAAGACTTCCTGAAGATCACCGAGGGCGGCCTGCGCGACAGCCCCGTGACCAGCGTGCTGCTGGAGGAAAGCATCCTGGGGTGGAAGGAGTACGAGCTGGAGGTCATGCGCGACACGGCCGACACGGTCGTGATCATCACCTCCATCGAGAACTTCGACCCGATGGGCGTGCACACCGGCGACAGCATCACCGTGGCCCCGGCGCAGACGCTCAGCGACGTGGAGTACCAGCGGCTGCGCGACCAGAGCCTCGCCATCATCCGCGAGATCGGCGTGGACACGGGCGGCAGCAACATCCAGTTCGCCGTGAACCCGAAGGACGGCCGCGTGATCGTGATCGAGATGAACCCCCGCGTGAGCCGCTCCTCCGCGCTGGCGAGCAAGGCGACGGGCTTCCCCATCGCCAAGATCGCCGCGCTGCTGGCGGTCGGGTATCACCTCGACGAGCTGAAGAACGACATCACCCGCATCACGCCCGCCAGCTTCGAGCCGAGCATCGACTACGTGGTCACGAAGATCCCGCGCTTCGCGTTCGAGAAGTTCCCCGGCACGTCCGACGCGCTGGGCACGCAGATGCGCTCCGTGGGCGAGGTCATGGCGATCGGCCGCACCTTCAAGGAGAGCCTCCAGAAGGCCATGCGCTCGGTGGAGTCCGACGTGCGCGGGGCCTTCGCCGCCATGAGCGACGACGATCTGCGCGGGCTGCTGTACGGCAATCCCCGCCGCCTGGAGGCCGTGCTGGAACTCCTGCGCCGGGGCGAGACCCCGGAGGCCCTGTTCGACGCCACGAAGATCGACCCGTGGTTCCTGGGGCAGCTCAGGGAGATCATCGACGCCGAGAAGGAACTCCTCGACCTGGGGCCCATTGCCGAGTGGAAGTACGAGATCTGGCGCGAGGTCAAACGCCTGGGCTTCAGCGACGCGCGCATCGGCGAGATCGTCGGCTTGAAGGAACTGGAGGTGCGCGCCATCCGCAAGGACGCGAAGGCCGTGCCCGTGTACAAGACCGTGGACACCTGCGCCGCCGAGTTCGAGGCGCACACCCCCTACCACTACAGCACCTACGAGTGGGAGGACGAGGTCACCGCCACCGACAAACCCAAGGTCGTGATCCTCGGCAGCGGCCCCAACCGCATTGGCCAGGGCGTGGAGTTCGACTACGCCACCGTGCACGCCGTGTGGGCGCTTCAGGAGGCCGGGTACGAGACCATCATGGTCAACTCGAACCCCGAGACGGTCAGCACCGACTACGACACCGCCGACCGCCTGTACTTCGAGCCGCTGACGTTCGAGGACGTCATGAACATCGTCGAGCACGAGAAACCCGTGGGCGTGATCGTGCAGCTGGGCGGCCAGACCCCCCTGAAACTGGCCCGCCGCCTGGCCGAGGCCGGGGCACCGATCATCGGCACCAGCGTGGACGCCATCGACGAGGCCGAAGACCGCGCCTCCTTCAACGCGCTGTGCGAACGCCTGGGCCTGCCGCAGCCGCTCGGGAAGGTCGCGCAGACGCCGGATCAGGCCGCCGCGCTCGCCACGGAACTCGGCTTCCCGCTCATGGCCCGCCCCAGCTACGTCCTGGGGGGCCGCGCCATGCGCACCGTCCGCAGCATGGACGAACTCAGCACGTACCTGTCCGAGGTGTACGCCGCCGTCGAGGGGCAGCCCAGCATCCTCCTCGACCAGTTCCTGGAAGGCGCGCTGGAACTCGACGTGGACACCCTCTGCGACGGCGAGCGGGCCGTGGTCATGGGCATCATGGAGCACGTCGAGGCCGCCGGCGTCCACAGCGGCGACAGCGCGTGCATCCTGCCCCCCGTGAACCTGAGCGCCGAGCTGCTGGCCCGCGTGAAGGCCGACACGGAACGCCTCGCGCTGGAACTCGGCGTGCGCGGCCTGATGAACGTCCAGTGGGCCGTCAAGGACGGCACCGCGTACATCCTGGAAGCCAACCCGCGCGCCAGCCGCACCGTCCCGTTCGTGTCCAAGGCCGTGAACCACCCCCTCGCCAAGAGCGCCGCCCGCATTGCCGTCGGGCACACCCTGGAGCAGATCGGGCTTGTTGATACGCCCACGCCCGGCATGTACTCCGTGAAGGAAGTGCACCTGCCGTTCCTGAAGTTCGCGGGCGTGATCCCCACCCTGGGCCCCGAGATGAAGAGCACCGGCGAGAGCATGGGCATCGACAGCGACCCCTACCTCGCGTACTACCGCGCGCAGATCGGCGCGAAGAGCAACGTGCCCACCCAGGGAACGGCCCTGCTGATCGGCGACGGCCTGGACGACGTGGCCGCCAGCCTGGAGGACACCGGCCTGACCGTCATCCGCGAACAGGACGGCGACAAGCTCCCCGACCTGCTGATCGACGTGACCGGCAGCCGCCTGCTGCGCACCGCCCTGGAACGCGGCGTGCCCATCGTGAGCACCAGGGAAGCTGCCGAGTGGACGGCGAAGGCGATTGCCGCCGCGAAGGGCGCGGAGCTGGGCGTGAAGAGCTTGCAGGAGTGGGTCAGAGGGTAGGGAATGACCCGATATGCCGAAACTCTGCGCTTGCTTGCCACGCTGCCCGCTCCGCAAGCATTCGCAGGGATTCAGCGTGAGCGCATCACTGTGTATAGCGCCGAGATCGGTATTCCCTTCCCCCCGTCGCTCCTTGAGTGGTTGATCCATGCCAACGGAGCGTCTGTGGAGTCTCAGTACCTTGTCGGCATCGACGGCACTCTCCCTACCGACATGCCTTCTCTTTACACCTTGCATCCCAACTGGAAGGCGGCCGGGCTGATTCCCGTTGCCAGTGACGGCTGCGGAAATCATTACGTCATCGCCACCCGGCAGGAATACGGCAAGGGGTGTCCCGTCCTGTTCATTGACCACGAGAGAAACGCAGATATTCCAGACTTTCTGGTCGCGTCAGATTTCAGCATCTTTGTGAGCGAGTTCGTCCGACGCGAAGCGAATGGCAGCAACGGCTGGCCGTTCGACCCGCAGAGCACACTTCGGATCGACCCGAACCTGGCCAGTTTCTCGGGTGCTCCGCTGCCCTGGTCGAACTGACTCAATGACGTCCAACATTGGCGCGTTGTTCGGGCAGATCCATACCGTGCTGCCGCAGTCACAGCGGGCAGCAAAAATCAAGCGTGTCATCTGTAGGCGGGGGGCCTTACAACAGGTGGCAGCTCAGGCACGTGCCTGACGGGAGGAACACCATGAAACACGTCCGTAAACTGCTGTTCATCACCGCCGCCGCTCTTGTGACCACAGGCACCCTGGGCACGGCCAGCGCGGAAGGCTGGTGGGGCTCCTGCCAGGTTCTGGCCTCGGGCCGCGTCATCTGCCACGCCAACTGAGCCGCGCATTGCAACTTTGAGCCCCGCTTCGGCGGGGTTTTTCGTAGAGTGACGTATCGAGAATGAGCACGCGGGAAGCCGCCGAGTGGACGGCAAAGGCGATTGCAGCGGCGAAGGGGCAAGAGTTGGGAGTGCGGAGCTTGCAGGAGTGGGTGAGGGCTTAACGATGCATTTAAATTCCTCACAGTCCTTCTACTGTGCTCGGAATTATATGCCGTCGCAACTTACGATAAGTTTATGGCAGAGCATTCAGATTTGTTCGCGGAAATAGTTAGTGAGATCATATTTAACAAGAGGGCTGCTGTTAGGGAAACGCACCAGTTTACCTATCTTAAGCATAACTCAGATTTATGTCCGTTAGTTGAGAGGAAGCTCAGTCATATCCGCGATGCCTTTCTGAAGCATTCAGCTATTTCGTATGATGTTCAAGGTTTTGGGGATCAGGGAACCGATGTATTACTAAAATATAAGTATGGAAATTCGGCAAACTGGAAATATATTTCAATACAAATCAAATCACATGACGATTTGGGGAAAAAAGGCGTAGAGGAAAACCTTCAAGCACAGCTTTTCAAAATTCAAACAGAGTATGGAGCGGAACTTGAGCACATCTACCTAATTACTTGTTATAGCTTGAAAGATAGGCTGAGAGTGGATACGGCCAGAAGGATAGCTAAGTCGATTGCAAATTCACCGAAAATTTCGCTTGTTAGTCCTGATTATGCCGCTCCCTTTATAATTATAAGCAGCAACAGAGTTAGTGCAATTATAGATTCATATCTTAATAAAGACGATGCGGTTCTTAAGCGAGCCAGAGATGAATTGTGGGCTAAAACGCCGCTTCAGAGATATATATTAATTAGAATCTTAGTTCTATTTTATGTCGATAACAACTACCTGTTAATTGACGCTTCCGGAATCTCTGAAATCTCTGACATCAAGGAATTTGCCTCCCTAATTCCAGACTATATCGATGACTATATGCTTGCACTAGTCTATGGGGACAAAATTAATCCCAAAGATTACGATATCAATATCAAGTTAGATAGAGCCAGATCATGTTTTATAAGAACTTTAGATTCATTGGAAGGTTTGTCGGAGTCAATACAGACCGATGATGCAACTTTTGGACTCAGATCGATAGCTATGGAGCAATGTCTTGGTTTAATTACTATCATTATTTCCGGAAACATAAAATACGGATACTCGAAATCCGCGCTGACAAAATATGTATTCACCTATCTAAATTGCCTTGGTGAGTATACAAATCCAGGGTTAGACGGTTTTATAAATCAAGATCTAGATAATGAAAGTTTTTGAGCTTGACAAACCGATGAAATATGTTTAATGATAGGCCGAACACTGGATCATCCGCTCAAAACGCATTTCTACTATTTTTATCGATGCAAATTCTCACCAATTAGGTAAGGTAGATAGCCCTAGTTGAACGTAGAGCTAATTCATGTCTGGTAGATATTTAACTCCGCACTGCCGATTCGGCTTTCGCCCAAATGTACTCTACGTAGATAATGAAGGCAAGTGCAGCAACGAAAGCGCAGATGCTAAGGTTACAGACGTTGCGAGAATGGATGGTTTAAGAGGCGTTCACCTTTAACTGCTTTATATTTATCCCCGATCTCAAGAGAAAATGATTTCGGGGGTTTCATCAACTATCGAGTAGATTCGGCATGGGCTCACTTTCTCGAAATATACTTTCGACATACAAAAGTCGTGGCCGATTATCAGAATCGACTTCGTATTGACCATTTACCGACACTCTATGGCCTAAGTAGCTGCGAATTTTACTTTCTAAAGACTCTTCATAAATACATCGTATCATTTGTCTATCTTCTAAACCTTCAACAGATCGGACTTCAAACCTACGCTGGTCTAAATCTATTTCTCTTATACTTCCAATAAAATTACCCGACTTAGTCACTGAACTAGATGTAGGCTTATCAGAGATTTGACGAGCCCTGTTCCTGTCCTTGGTTTCCAATTTCACTGGTTTATACAAGTCGCCTCCAACACGGCCGTGTATAGAAAGCCGAGCTATATCCGATTGACTCGATGGGCTCAAATTACCAACTGCGCGCAAAGCAGCATCACGCAAAGCAGGATCAATCATCATCTGGCTTTCAAAGTCAGATATGTCATTATGAACTAAATTACTGGCCAAGACTATTGAATCCATTGCAGTCTTTACATCCCTCGCAATTTCTTCACCGCCAATGAATATGCCAGTTTCAGCAGTTTTTGGAGCAGCCAATCCGAAATATACGCTACCCGCAGCCATCCCAGTAAGTTCAGGCTCAAAACGCTTGGGAATTCTTTTCTTGACAGATCCATTAATTGTCTTTACAATTTTGTTTACTTCGTTTTTCGATTGATTCATAAGTGAACTTACTATTGAAACCGGGACGCCGTTTAGCTCAATCCCCTCTCCCTCTGCGCCTATAATTAGATCAGAAGTATCAAGGATTTTGGCCATTGGGTAATCTGAAACTATCAAGTTAAATAACATTCCGTGCAGCTTATCAACTGCGCTCTTAATTTCTTCACTGGTATATTCTCCATCGGAAGATGAAAGGCCAAGATAAAAAATCTGATTCTCTAGGATTAGCACTTTATCCGATAGATCCTTTACCCAGGCGCCTCGGAATTCATCAAGATAACTTTTCATATCGCTACCTTTACAATACCCTTTCTATGGTCGGGCGGCAACCCTTTGTCAAAAGCATCCTTCGCGCGAAGCCGTTGAAAGTAGTCGATTAAGTCGTTCTGACCACCAGTCTGGTTCGCTGGCTCCCAGAAATGGCAATCAAGATTAAATCTTTGAGCTATAAGATCTGAACGCCTGATGAGCCACCTATTTTCCTCCCAAAAATCTAGAGCGCGAGCTTTGATCATTTCATGCGAATTGGATTTGGGCAATTCTACAACAATATCGATATCACTTGGCCGATCCTTAGACGTAACAAAACTTCCGTCAATATAAACTGCCAAAGCACATCCCAGGCTCCGCAAAGACTGCATATACAACGTTAGACCATTCAGGAAATTGGATCTAATGGCATCATCTTGATATTTTTCAAGCAGAGCGAGATAAGATACTAGGTAAATTCCACTAGGTAGCAGTCCGTTAGGATCTAGCTCAGGAATGCCCTCTACTTCAATAGCGGGGATTGGATATTGGGAAGTCAACAGTACCTCCATATGTATCGAATTGTTCGACAGAGAAATTCTACATCTTTGGACTATCAGTCAAGCGCCACTTTGCCGCCCTCCAGGCAGAGCTTGGACTGAAGCGTGTCTACGTAGCAATTTTCCACCCGTCTCCGCTTCAGCTTTCGCCCGTGGTGGGGGCGGGCGGGGGGTTGGGGCTACAACGCCAGGTGCAGTCTGATTCGGGCGTCCAGTTCGCGCATCAGGTCTTCGGGCACGTGGCCCAGGCGTCGGCGCACGCGGGACAGGGCAATGGAACCGATCAATTCCGTCTGCGCCTTGGTGTCCTGATTCAGCCCCGTGCGTTCGGTCGGGAGCAGCAGCTGAAAGCCATAGAGGCTGTTCAGGTTGGCGGTGAGCGGAATGACCGTGATCGCGTCCGCTCCAGCATTGGCGGCATTGTTGGTGATGACCACAGCGGGCCGGACAACATCGGCTTCCGCACTGCGGGCTGGGCCGAACTCGATCAGCAGAATGTCACCCCGGCGGATCAGCCCTGAATACGGCCGGGCTACCATTCCACGGTTCCGCAAAAAGCGCTCCACCGTTCCATTTCCGCCCGACCGTATTTCTGCCCCTGCTCGCTTCGCTCGGATGATCTGCCGATCATCGGGGTTCTTTTTACATCCATTCGCTGCCGTCGCTGGGTTCCAGGCCATCGGTGTTGCCTTCCAGAAGGCGGGCGCGTTCCGGGTTGTTCTCCCTTGCCAGGGCGGCGTAGTCCTCGGCCAGTTGCTGGTCACGCAGGGCCTGAACAGCCTTGAGCACGGCCTCGCTGCGGCTGCTCAGGTGGTGGGTCTGCTGGTACTGCTCCAGATAACGGGCAGCGTCAGGGGGAAGACTGATGGTCATACGCTGGGCAGGATCGGAAGCCATGACTTCATACTACCGTTCATACTTGTCCGCATACGCTGACCTTTGCCGGCTCGGGATGGATGCTGTGTCAGCTTCTGCCGCAGCCCTCTGGCGTATTGCCTCCGCTGCCCGGTCGCGGCAGCATGGTGGCCATTCCAGAAGGGGGGGCAGCATGGACAGACCGCTGGCGGGCCGGGTGGCCCTGGTCACGGGGGGCAGTCGGGGCGTGGGGCGCGGCGTGGCGCTGGGCCTGGGCGAGGCGGGCGCGACCGTGTACGTGACGGGCCGGACGCTGCGGGGCCGCAGTGCAGACGTGCCGCAGGTGGGCGGGTCGCTGGAGGACACGGTGGCCGACTTGGAACGCCTGGGCGGCGTGGGCGTGCCCGTGGTGTGCGACCACCGGGACGACGCGCAGGTGCGGGCGCTGGCCGAGCGCCTGGGGCACGAGCACGGGCAGCTGGACGTGCTGGTGAACAACGTGTGGGGCGGGTACGAGGGCCTGCACGCGTGGGACAACCGGGGGCAGACGTGGAACGCGCCGTTCTGGGAGCAGCCCCTGACGCTGTGGGACGACATGTTCACGGCGGGCGTGCGGGCGCACTACGTGGCGTCGGCGGTGTGCGCGCCCCTGCTGATCGCGGCGGGGGGGCTGGTGGTGAACATCTCGTTCTTCGCGGGACAGCGGCACCGGGGGCAGGAGAACGTGCCGTACTTCCTGGCGAAGAACGCCGACGACCAGATGGCGCGGGCGCTGGCGAACCACCTGCGGCCGCACGGGGTGACGGCCGTGTCGCTGTACCCGGGACTGGTGCGCACCGAGGGCGTGCTGCTGGCCCCCGAGGGGGCCTTCGATTTCAGCAATTCGGAGTCGCCGCAATTCCTGGGGCGGGCGGTGGCGGCGCTGGCAGGCGACCCGCAGCACCTGTCGCGCACCGGGCAGGTGCTGGTGGCGGCAGAACTGGCGCAGGAATACGGCTTCACGGACGTGGACGGCTCCGTGCCACGCTCGGTGCGGGCGGAGTACGAGAACGGCGGGTAGTAGGGAGCGTCCGACCATCTCCCCCTGCCCCGTTCCGACCTTCGCCCGTGGTGTCGGGAGCAGGAAACGAGTCCACTGGAGACATGCAGAAATTCCTGTTGACCGTGACCCTGGGACTGGGCCTGGCGTGGGCCGCTCCGGTGGCCGGGCGGATGGTCGAGGTGCTGGACACCGCCGGGCGCGTGGTGGCGACCGGAACCCTGAGCGGGCACCTGACCGTGCGCGGCGACCTGGACGCAGCCCGGACGGTGCGCGTGAGCACGACCGTGAACGGCGTGACGACCGTGCGGGTGTTCACGCTGGCCGGCCCGATCACCGCCCGCGATCCGGAGGCCGAGCGCCTGGGCGTGAGCGTGAGCGGCCGCGTGCTGACGCTGGAGTCGGCACTGGACGGGCCGGGCGGGCGGAACGGTGCTGCGCCGGCGACCCGGACGACCCCGGCGCGCGGCGGCGCGGACGACGGTACGGGGCACGACGCGGGCGACGACCACGGCGGGCGCTCGGGCGGGCCCCGGTCGGGTGGGCACGGAGCCGATGACGGGCCGGGGCACGACGCCGGGGACGACCACGGGGGCAGGGGGCGCGGGCACGGTGGCAGCAGCGGTGGCCACAACGGCGGGCATCACTGAGCCACCGGACGACCGGTCAAGGTCATGGAATTCTCAGGGCGGGTTCATGGACGGTCAGGACACACCTGTCACGCTGGCCCGATGAGAATGCACATGAGAACGGGCGTGCTGGGTCTGACCGTGCTGGGCCTGGGGATGGGCCTGGCCGACGCCGCGACGGCGTACACGACGACGGCCACCAATCTGCGGCGCACGGCCTCGCTTCAGGGCCGGGTGCTGGATACGGTGCCCGGCAACACGCTGCTGACCGTGGCGTGCAGCGGGCAGTGGTGCCGCACGTCGTATGGCGGGCAGGGCGGGTACGTGTCGCGCTCGCTGCTGAAGTCGTTCACACGGAGTGCGCCGGTCTCCGGGGTGTTCTACGCCAGCTGCGGCGCGCTGCGGGCCCAGGGCAAGGCCCCCATCCGGCTCGGGCAGCCGGGCTACCGCGTGGGCCTGGACTCGGGGCGCAACGGCGTGGCCTGCGACGCGGGCGATCGCTGACGATCCGGACATGCGGGCGGGGACGGGCGATGGTGCGCCACGTTCCCGCTTCGCTTTTTAAAGCAGTGTAGAATTGCCGCATGACGTCCTTCGCTCCCAGCACCCCCGGTCACCTGCGCGTCGATATCTGGTCAGACATCGCGTGTCCGTGGTGCTACGTCGGCAAGCGCCGCCTGGAGTCGGCCCTGGCCGACTTCCCGCACGCCGGCGAGGTCGAGGTGGTGTGGCATGCCTTCGAGCTCGATCCGCAGGCCCCGCTGGACACGCCGCAGAGCATGGCGCAGCTGCTGGCGGGCAAGTACGGCCGCAGCATTCCCGAGGCCCAGGGCATGATCGACGGCATGACCCGCACGGCGGCGGGCGAGGGCCTGACTTACGACCTGAACGGAGCGCACCGCACGAACACCTTCCTGGCGCACCAGCTGATCCATCTCGCGGCCACGCGGGGCCTCCAGGGCGCCATGAAGGAACGCCTGCTGAGCGCCTACATGACCGAGCGCGAACACGTAGGGCAGGTGGAGACCCTGGTGCGCCTCGCGCAGGAGGTCGGCCTGGACGCGGCCGAGGTGCGCGAGGCCCTGAGGGCGGGCACCCACGCCGACGCCGTGCGCCAGGACGAGGCCCAGGCCCACGCGCTAGGCATCACGGGCGTGCCGTTCTTCGTGCTGGGCGGCAAGTATGGCGTGAGCGGTGCCCAGAGCCCCGAGGTGCTGCGCGGCGCCCTGGATCAGGTCTGGGCCGAGACGCACCCCGCGCCCCTGGTGCGCCTGGACGCCCCGGCCGCCGAGGGCTGCGAGGACGGCGCGTGCGACGTGCCCGTGGCCGCGACCACCGGATCGCGCGCGTAATACCGAACGACACCGGTGACCCGCTCTGCCCTGAACCAGGGGCACAGCGGGTCATCGGTGTGCCCGGGTATCAGGCCAGGCCGGGTATCAGGCCGGGCCGGGTGTCAGGCGGCCGGTGGGGGCGCCGCTGTCGTCCTCGCTGCTGCGGGTGGCGCCTTCCAGGGGGGGCAGGGTGCCGCCGGCCATGATGGTCTGCAGCTCCTCGCCGCTCAGGGACTCGCGGGCCACGAGTTCGTCGGTCAGGCGGTGCAGCAGGTGGGCGTGCTCGCCCAGCAGCTTCAGGGCCCGCTCGTACTGCCCGTTCAGGATGTGCCCCAGCTCCGCGTCGATCTGCGCGGCGGTGTGGTCGCTGTAGTTGCCCTGCTGCGGCCCGTAGCCCAGATAGTTGCCGCCGTCCTGCGCCAGCGCCAGCTGCCCGACCTCGCTCATGCCCCACTCGGTGACCATGCGCCGGGCCAGGTTGGTGGCCTGCTGGAAGTCGTTCGCGGCTCCGGTCGTGATCTGCCCGGTGGCGACCTGCTCGGCGGCGTGGCCGGCCAGGGCCACACAGATGCGGTCGAGCAGTGCCGTGCGGGTGTGGTGCATGCGGTCTTCCGGGGTGTACAGGGCGCTGCCCAGGCTGCGGCCACGCGGCACGATGGTCAGCTTGTGCGCCTTGTCGGCGTGCGGCAGCAGCTGCGCGGCGAGGGCATGGCCGACCTCGTGGTACGCCGTGACTGTCCGGTCGGCTTCCCGCACCACCAGCGACCGCCGTTCCGGCCCCATCAGCACCCGGTCTCTGGCCTCGTCCACGTCCCGCGCCGTGATCCGGTTGCGCCCACTCCGCGCCGCCAGCAGCGCGGCCTCGTTCAGCAGGTTCTCCAGATCCGCTCCCACCATCCCCGCCGTGCGCCGCGCCACCACCCCCAGATCCACCGACGCGTCCAGCGGCTTCTTGCGCGCGTGGATCCGCAGGATCATCTCCCGCCCCCGCACGTCCGGCGCATCCACCACCACCTGCCGGTCAAACCGC from Deinococcus sp. AB2017081 encodes the following:
- a CDS encoding DsbA family oxidoreductase; the encoded protein is MTSFAPSTPGHLRVDIWSDIACPWCYVGKRRLESALADFPHAGEVEVVWHAFELDPQAPLDTPQSMAQLLAGKYGRSIPEAQGMIDGMTRTAAGEGLTYDLNGAHRTNTFLAHQLIHLAATRGLQGAMKERLLSAYMTEREHVGQVETLVRLAQEVGLDAAEVREALRAGTHADAVRQDEAQAHALGITGVPFFVLGGKYGVSGAQSPEVLRGALDQVWAETHPAPLVRLDAPAAEGCEDGACDVPVAATTGSRA